In Chthoniobacterales bacterium, the sequence ATGTAGGCGAGGAAGGCTTTGCGATGGGCGTCTTTCAACGCCTGCAAACCGTCGGCGACATGCCACGGCAACGTTTCCTCGTAGATGTAGGCGAGCAGGATGCGGGCGGCGAAGAAACGCGCGTCGGCGTCGAGGTCAAGGAGCGATTTGGCGTTGAGAACGATGGTGTCGCGGCGTTCCTCGGCGGAGAGATTAATCGAGGTGCTGCGGAGAAGGCGCACGACGAGGTCGTCGTCGCTCAAGGCGAGTTTGAGTCCAATCTTGGCGAAGGAAATGCGGCTGCGGATGTCGGCAAGTTGCTCGCGGGTGGCGAGTTCCATCTGGCCGTCCTCATCGTTTTCCGAGAGCGGCTGGATGCGTTGGGCCGCACGAGTGGCGCGATATTTTCCATAAGCGACAGCGACGCGGGCCTCGCCAATTTCGATCAAAGTCGTCTCAACGAGGTCCTGGAGTTCCTCGATGTGGAGGAAAAGCGGCCGCTCTTTTCTCATGCGATACTCGATTTCCGCACGCACCTGGCGGCCCATTTCCTCGGCTCCGATGGCGAGGCAGGCGGCGTTGACGGCGCGTTCGATTTTGTGGCCGAGCCAGGAAACGACCCGGGGCTTGCCCGAGGTGTCGCCCGGTAAATCGCGGCGGATGACTTGCGGATAATCGGTCGAAAGGGCGTTTTCGGCGATGTCGTTGCTGAGGCTGAAGGATGCGGTGGATGTGCTCATGAGGCGGTCTGATTTCGAGTTAGGTAACAATGGGGACGGAACAAAATTTACATGCGTGGCGTGGTGATCCCGCGCTGGGCCTGGTATTTGCCAGAGCGGTCGGCGTAGCTAGTTTCGCACGGCTCGTTGGCGGCGAGAAAGAGAACCTGGGCGAGGCCTTCGCCGGAGTAGATCTTGGCGGGCAACGGCGTGGTGTTGGAGATTTCCAGGGTGACGTGGCCCTCCCATTCGGGTTCAAACGGGGTCACGTTGACGATGATGCCGCAGCGCGCGTAGGTGCTTTTGCCGACGCAAAGCGTGAGAACGTCGCGAGGAATTCGGAAATATTCGACGCTACGGGCGAGTGCGAAGCTGTTCGGCGGAACGAGGCAGTACTCGCCCTGGATATCCACGAACGAACGCGGATCAAAGACTTTCGGATCGACGACGGCGTTGTAAACATTCGTGAAAACCTTGAACTCATCCGCCA encodes:
- the dcd gene encoding dCTP deaminase; protein product: MGVHADHWIRRMAKEHGMIEPFEEKLVRKSGDRQVISYGLSSYGYDLRVADEFKVFTNVYNAVVDPKVFDPRSFVDIQGEYCLVPPNSFALARSVEYFRIPRDVLTLCVGKSTYARCGIIVNVTPFEPEWEGHVTLEISNTTPLPAKIYSGEGLAQVLFLAANEPCETSYADRSGKYQAQRGITTPRM